The proteins below are encoded in one region of Apium graveolens cultivar Ventura chromosome 4, ASM990537v1, whole genome shotgun sequence:
- the LOC141719660 gene encoding uncharacterized protein LOC141719660, which translates to MDGASNGDGAGAGIELISPEAHKIRRATHLAFHATNNDAEYEALINDKRGYQAKGSRTELYLKCAQRIIARFSEVRLKLIPRGQNEGADELAKLGSHRETTLLGTVPLDVQRQPSVPEHEVGSLSNELGPTWMTPILAYIKEGSLSDEKNETRRIKYKAARYVIYDGILYRRGFSVPLLKCIDGDECNYILREARGGVKYAVVAVDYFTKWAEAEPLATVTAKKLREFVHRAIVCRYGIPYKMISDNGKQFDSKEMREFLYECEAMVPVEVGAGSFRRDNYDSEANEVNHWLYLDMIEETREDAQIRVATYQQRTARHYNSKVKARTFKVGDLVLRRVMPNTKVVTHGVFGANWEGPYKIKLVLWEGTYHLNDMQDKLIPRAWNAEHLRKYYQ; encoded by the exons ATGGATGGAGCCTCTAACGGTGATGGAGCAGGAGCTGGAATTGAGCTAATCAGCCCAGAGGCACACAAGATCAGACGTGCGACCCATCTGGCCTTTCATGCAACCAAtaatgatgctgagtatgaggccCTGATCAACG ATAAACGGGGGTATCAAGCTAAGGGGTCGAGAACAGAGCTTTACCTGAAGTGCGCACAGAGGATAATCGCGAGGTTCAGCGAGGTGAGGCTAAAACTAATCCCGCGTGGGCAGAATGAAGGTGCGGACGAGCTAGCTAAGCTCGGCTCACACCGCGAGACCACTTTGCTAGGAACCGTTCCCCTTGATGTACAGAGACAACCTAGTGTGCCCGAGCACGAGGTGGGCAGCCTCAGTAATGAGCTCGGCCCCACGTGGATGACACCTATTCTAGCATACATAAAAGAAGGTTCACTTTCGGATGAAAAGAATGAGACAAGGAGGATAAAATACAAAGCAGCCCGCTATGTGATATACGACGGGATTCTATACAGAAGAGGGTTTAGTGTGCCTCTCCTCAAATGCATAGATGGAGATGAATGCAACTACATCCTAAGGGAA GCCAGGGGAGGTGTCAAGTATGCGGTGGTTGCGGTAGACTACTtcactaagtgggcagaggcCGAGCCCCTAGCCACCGTCACGGCAAAAAAACTCAGGGAGTTTGTACACAGGGCTATTGTGTGTCGTTATGGCATCCCTTACAAGATGATATCTGacaatgggaaacaatttgatagcAAGGAAATGCGAGAGTTTT TGTATGAGTGCGAAGCTATGGTGCCAGTTGAAGTGGGAGCAGGATCTTTTCGAAGGGACAACTATGACTCGGAGGCAAATGAGGTCAATCATTGGCTCTATTTGGACATGATCGAAGAAACTCGAGAAGATGCTCAGATCAGGGTAGCAACTTATCAGCAGAGGACAGCTAGGCACTATAACAGTAAGGTTAAAGCCCGAACTTtcaaggtgggagatttggttcTACGCCGGGTCATGCCAAATACCAAGGTGGTGACTCACGGAGTCTTTGGAGCGAATTGGGAAGGCCCTTACAAGATAAAGTTAGTGCTctgggagggaacctaccacctcaatgatatgcaGGATAAACTGATCCCGAGAGCCTGGAACGCGGAACACCTCCGCAAAtattatcagtaa